The proteins below are encoded in one region of Fimbriimonadaceae bacterium:
- the nhaA gene encoding Na+/H+ antiporter NhaA — protein MARKRFEPIGGKTPAERVLRPVVNFTARESSSGILLILATVIAMVWANSGWAASYHSLFHEEKLTVAFSDFFSLSYTLGHWVNDGLMAIFFFVVGLEIKREVLSGELRTPKRAMLPLLAATGGAVLPALIYLAINREGDLARGWGIPMATDIAFSLGVLALVASRAPLGLKVFLTAFAIVDDLIAVIVIALFYSGTISTYNLFSAAAALTVMVVFNKTGIRKAAPYFIFSLVTWFFVLKSGIHASIAGVLCAATIPATPRLSADQFVSRGRELIGVLVPQEATRLDPGAISELRARVYQANAPLEILEEDLHPWVAFFIMPVFALANAGVTLGSNWLQELTSPVALGIALALVVGKTVGISIFAKLGVMAKLSILPSGVRWPQIYATAALGGIGFTMSLFIATLAFPPGPILDAAKLGILMGSLVSGILGSVLLKFALRPSRHPHTAQASA, from the coding sequence ATGGCAAGAAAACGATTTGAACCAATTGGCGGCAAGACTCCGGCTGAGCGCGTCTTGCGGCCCGTCGTGAACTTCACCGCGAGGGAGTCATCCAGCGGCATTCTCCTGATCTTGGCGACCGTCATCGCCATGGTCTGGGCGAACTCGGGGTGGGCCGCCTCCTACCATTCCCTCTTCCACGAGGAAAAGCTCACCGTCGCGTTCAGCGACTTCTTTAGCCTGTCCTATACGCTCGGCCACTGGGTGAACGACGGGCTGATGGCGATCTTCTTCTTCGTGGTCGGCTTGGAGATCAAGCGCGAAGTCCTCTCCGGAGAGCTGCGGACGCCGAAGCGGGCGATGCTGCCGTTGCTCGCGGCGACGGGCGGAGCCGTCCTGCCCGCCCTGATCTATCTGGCCATCAACCGGGAGGGTGACCTGGCTCGAGGTTGGGGCATCCCCATGGCGACTGACATCGCTTTCTCGCTCGGCGTCCTTGCCCTTGTCGCGAGCCGTGCCCCGCTGGGCTTAAAAGTCTTCCTCACCGCGTTCGCGATCGTCGACGACCTCATCGCCGTCATCGTGATCGCCCTGTTCTATTCCGGCACGATCTCCACCTATAACCTCTTCTCCGCGGCGGCCGCCCTCACCGTGATGGTCGTCTTCAACAAAACGGGGATCCGGAAGGCCGCGCCGTACTTCATCTTCTCTTTGGTGACGTGGTTCTTCGTGCTGAAGTCCGGGATCCACGCGTCCATTGCGGGCGTCCTCTGCGCGGCGACCATCCCCGCGACCCCGCGGCTTTCCGCCGACCAGTTCGTCTCACGGGGCCGGGAATTGATCGGCGTCCTCGTCCCACAAGAAGCCACCCGTCTCGACCCCGGGGCGATCTCTGAGCTCAGGGCCCGCGTCTACCAGGCCAACGCTCCGTTGGAGATCTTGGAAGAAGACTTGCACCCGTGGGTGGCGTTCTTCATCATGCCCGTCTTCGCCCTTGCGAACGCGGGGGTCACCCTCGGCTCGAACTGGTTGCAAGAGCTTACGAGCCCCGTCGCCCTCGGCATCGCCCTGGCCCTGGTGGTCGGTAAGACCGTCGGCATCAGCATCTTCGCGAAGCTCGGCGTCATGGCGAAGCTCAGCATCCTGCCGTCCGGGGTCCGGTGGCCCCAAATCTATGCCACGGCGGCTTTGGGCGGGATCGGGTTCACGATGTCGCTCTTCATTGCGACTCTCGCCTTCCCCCCTGGCCCGATCCTGGACGCCGCTAAGCTCGGGATCCTCATGGGCTCGCTTGTGAGCGGCATCCTCGGCTCCGTGTTGCTGAAGTTCGCGTTGCGCCCCTCGCGGCATCCCCACACCGCGCAAGCCAGCGCCTGA
- a CDS encoding Gfo/Idh/MocA family oxidoreductase → MPRPCLTIGLIGYQFMGRAHSNAYRQVGRFFDLPVEIRMKTVCGRHEAAVREAAQSLGWEGFATDYRQVLEDPEIDVVDIATPGDSHCEIAVAAAQAGKAVWCEKPIGNTLAEAKRMAEAVRASGRPSAVFHNYRFAPAVALAKKLLESGRLGRIYHFRAVYLQDWIADPAFPMVWRLRREHAGSGALGDIGSHIIDLARHLVGEFAEVCGTTETFISERPDGHGGTGTVDVDDAAVWLARFQGGALGSFEASRFALGRKNQNRFEINGSGGSIVFDLERMNELQFFDASDPAETAGFRLLPATQEAHPYAGHYWPVGHILGYEHTFVNLIAEAAKAHHEGRRFRPDLEDGLQNQRVLDAVERSHHSRGWVSLDA, encoded by the coding sequence GTGCCCCGCCCCTGCCTCACGATCGGCCTTATCGGATACCAGTTCATGGGCCGCGCCCATAGCAACGCCTACCGCCAGGTGGGCCGCTTCTTCGACCTTCCCGTCGAGATCCGGATGAAAACGGTCTGCGGCCGTCACGAGGCGGCAGTGCGGGAGGCTGCGCAGAGCCTGGGCTGGGAGGGGTTCGCCACGGACTACCGCCAGGTCTTGGAGGATCCGGAGATCGACGTCGTGGATATTGCGACCCCGGGCGATTCCCACTGCGAGATCGCGGTGGCGGCCGCCCAAGCGGGCAAGGCGGTCTGGTGCGAGAAGCCGATCGGTAACACCCTGGCCGAGGCGAAACGGATGGCGGAAGCCGTCCGGGCCAGCGGCAGGCCCAGCGCCGTCTTCCACAACTACCGGTTCGCCCCCGCCGTGGCCCTGGCCAAGAAGCTCCTGGAATCGGGCCGATTGGGCCGGATCTATCATTTCCGCGCGGTCTACCTACAGGATTGGATCGCCGACCCCGCCTTCCCCATGGTTTGGCGGCTGCGGAGGGAGCACGCGGGCAGCGGCGCCCTGGGCGATATCGGTTCGCACATCATCGACCTTGCCCGCCACCTCGTCGGCGAGTTCGCAGAGGTCTGCGGGACGACCGAGACGTTCATCAGCGAGCGGCCGGACGGGCATGGCGGCACCGGGACGGTCGACGTCGACGACGCGGCAGTCTGGCTCGCCCGGTTTCAGGGCGGGGCGCTGGGCTCTTTCGAGGCCAGCCGGTTCGCCCTGGGCCGTAAGAACCAGAACCGGTTCGAGATCAACGGCTCGGGAGGCTCAATTGTCTTTGACCTGGAGCGGATGAACGAGCTGCAGTTCTTCGACGCCTCCGACCCAGCCGAAACGGCTGGTTTCCGGCTCCTGCCGGCCACGCAAGAAGCCCACCCCTATGCCGGCCACTACTGGCCAGTCGGCCATATCTTAGGCTACGAGCACACGTTCGTGAACCTGATTGCCGAGGCTGCGAAGGCACACCACGAGGGGCGTCGGTTCCGTCCGGACTTGGAAGACGGCCTGCAAAACCAGCGGGTGCTGGACGCCGTCGAAAGGAGCCATCATTCTCGCGGCTGGGTCAGCCTGGACGCGTGA
- a CDS encoding EamA family transporter, which yields MDFRAWALLSALFAGLTAILAKKGVEGVPPNLALAVRVAFVLVFAVALAWGTKDLEVTTLKGTTWLFLGLSALATFLSWACYFRALQGGPVSVVAPIDKLSFVMAVVLGLLVLHEPITPKVLAGSAIIVVGVLLTLA from the coding sequence ATGGACTTTCGAGCTTGGGCCTTGCTCTCGGCGCTTTTCGCCGGCCTGACTGCCATCCTCGCGAAGAAGGGTGTGGAAGGCGTCCCGCCAAACCTGGCGCTCGCTGTTCGGGTGGCCTTTGTCCTGGTCTTCGCAGTCGCCCTTGCGTGGGGCACCAAGGATCTTGAAGTGACGACCTTGAAAGGGACGACTTGGCTCTTCTTAGGCCTGTCGGCGCTCGCAACCTTCCTCTCTTGGGCGTGCTACTTCCGCGCCCTGCAAGGCGGCCCCGTATCAGTCGTGGCACCAATTGACAAGCTGAGTTTTGTCATGGCCGTCGTACTCGGACTCTTGGTGCTCCATGAACCAATAACACCCAAAGTGTTGGCTGGCTCGGCGATTATCGTGGTGGGTGTTCTCTTAACCCTAGCGTGA
- a CDS encoding endonuclease/exonuclease/phosphatase family protein yields MSADRTGSGSPCTRFGSITWTTSGQTPRSRDGRSVEDLLAKDGDSRKKEIRAILDGIAEKLKDEESMPVIIGGDFNSNSHLDYVESAREIYGEPIEWPVTKLMEEGGYRDSYRKCNPVIDRMRDRTWTPRYPEQIQDRIDFVYWKGDQLKPVESRMLDEADPHWPSDHSAVFTEFRWQE; encoded by the coding sequence TTGTCCGCAGACCGGACGGGAAGCGGTTCGCCGTGTACTCGGTTTGGATCCATTACGTGGACGACATCTGGACAGACCCCCCGCTCGCGGGACGGGCGGTCGGTCGAAGACCTGCTGGCTAAAGACGGAGACAGCCGGAAGAAGGAGATCCGCGCGATCCTCGACGGCATCGCCGAAAAGCTCAAGGACGAGGAATCGATGCCAGTCATCATCGGCGGCGACTTCAACAGCAACTCCCACCTCGACTATGTCGAGAGCGCAAGAGAAATCTACGGCGAGCCTATCGAGTGGCCCGTGACCAAGCTCATGGAAGAGGGCGGCTATCGCGACTCCTACCGCAAGTGCAACCCAGTCATCGACCGCATGCGCGACAGGACTTGGACACCTCGCTATCCTGAACAGATCCAAGACCGAATCGACTTTGTCTACTGGAAGGGGGACCAGTTGAAGCCGGTCGAGTCGCGGATGCTTGACGAAGCCGACCCACACTGGCCGTCAGACCACTCTGCTGTCTTCACCGAGTTTCGCTGGCAGGAATAG
- the rplL gene encoding 50S ribosomal protein L7/L12 — MATVVEELVEKISGMTALELSELKTALEEKFGVTAAAPMMGMPMMMPGMGGGADAAPVEEKTEFDVILAEAGANKLNVIKVVREVTGLGLKEAKDLVDGAPKPIKEGIGKDAADELKKKLEEAGGKVEVK; from the coding sequence ATGGCCACCGTAGTCGAAGAACTGGTCGAAAAGATCAGTGGTATGACCGCCCTCGAGCTCAGTGAGCTCAAGACCGCGCTTGAAGAGAAGTTCGGCGTGACCGCCGCCGCCCCCATGATGGGCATGCCCATGATGATGCCGGGAATGGGTGGCGGTGCAGACGCCGCCCCGGTCGAGGAGAAGACCGAGTTCGACGTCATCCTCGCTGAAGCCGGAGCCAACAAGCTCAACGTCATCAAGGTCGTTCGCGAAGTCACCGGCCTCGGCCTTAAGGAAGCCAAGGACCTGGTCGACGGCGCGCCGAAGCCGATCAAGGAAGGCATCGGCAAAGACGCCGCCGACGAGCTCAAGAAGAAGCTCGAAGAGGCTGGCGGCAAAGTCGAGGTCAAGTAA
- the rplJ gene encoding 50S ribosomal protein L10, whose translation MPTAQKANVIDMTKARYDKAAGVIFSEYRGLKVHQLQTLRKQLKDKGGEFQVVKNTLFRIAIGDHAKNLPEELGSGPTAVVYLYENETDLAKVLMDFAKTNKALIVKGGLINGKSFNDKQVESLSKLPPRDVLIAQVIGAVAAPLSNLVGVVEALYADPIRVIGAVADKVAEGSPIPEKPTEEAAPSAPEATEAPSADDEVPAVVVATAEESEAPAAEAAPTPEGDAPTPEENKE comes from the coding sequence ATGCCGACTGCCCAAAAAGCGAACGTCATTGACATGACGAAGGCAAGGTACGACAAGGCAGCGGGGGTGATCTTCAGCGAATATCGAGGGCTCAAAGTCCACCAGCTCCAGACGTTGCGCAAGCAGCTGAAGGACAAGGGCGGCGAGTTCCAGGTCGTGAAGAACACTCTCTTCCGCATCGCGATCGGCGACCACGCGAAGAACCTCCCCGAGGAGCTTGGCAGCGGCCCGACCGCTGTCGTCTACCTCTACGAGAACGAGACCGACCTCGCCAAGGTCCTTATGGACTTTGCGAAGACGAACAAGGCTCTCATCGTTAAGGGAGGCCTCATCAACGGTAAGAGCTTCAACGACAAGCAGGTTGAGTCGCTGAGCAAGCTCCCGCCGAGAGATGTCCTCATCGCGCAGGTCATCGGAGCCGTCGCCGCCCCGCTCTCCAATTTGGTGGGTGTGGTCGAGGCGCTCTATGCCGATCCGATCCGGGTGATCGGGGCCGTGGCGGACAAGGTCGCCGAAGGCTCCCCGATCCCCGAAAAACCGACGGAGGAAGCTGCCCCGTCGGCGCCGGAAGCGACCGAGGCTCCAAGCGCCGATGACGAGGTGCCCGCCGTCGTCGTCGCCACCGCCGAAGAAAGCGAAGCCCCTGCGGCCGAAGCCGCCCCGACCCCGGAGGGCGACGCCCCCACCCCAGAAGAAAACAAGGAGTAA
- a CDS encoding glutamate mutase L, which yields MSQPDVLRIVATDCGSTTTKAILIERNPNGQYRLVARGEAPTTVEKPFEDVTVGVLNAMTELEEITESDVPEAEGFKPGRRKLIKDGTVWRLLKDGEPAQPRAGELDGSDMYVSTSSAGGGLQMMVAGVVKAMSAESAERAALGAGAILMDTLAVDDGRKDFQKVERLRKLRPDIILMSGGTDGGTKSHLIEMAEVIHRADPKPRFGDMQLPVIFAGNREVREEVKQVLGESIAVKVVDNIRPTLEQENLGPARDEIHELFLEHVMQQAPGYSKLLDWASEEVMATPNAVGKLMESYAREEGINILGVDIGGATTDVFSVFDGIYNRTVSANLGMSYSICNVLKEAGTENIARWLPFKIDPFEVRNRLRNKMIRPTTIPQTYEDLLIEQAVAREALRLAFYHHKSLARTLKGTQQQRDVGQIFEQATTGETLIKMMKLDMIIGSGGVLSHAPLRAQSALMMMDAYEPEGVTMLTVDSIFMMPHLGVLSEHHYQAAREVFEYDCIVKAGHCVAPVGPAPKNSTEPVVTLRGDGINEALPYGQIKVIPLGRGEFKDVTIEPCKTMDVGAGKGKSRQMRLEGGTIGIIIDSRGRPFNLASDEGERIKKHREWLAAMGLPLPT from the coding sequence ATGTCCCAGCCGGACGTCCTGCGCATCGTCGCCACTGACTGCGGCTCCACAACGACCAAAGCGATCCTGATCGAGCGCAACCCAAACGGCCAGTATCGCTTGGTCGCGCGCGGAGAGGCGCCGACGACCGTTGAAAAGCCGTTCGAGGACGTCACCGTCGGCGTGCTGAACGCCATGACCGAGCTTGAGGAGATCACGGAGTCAGACGTTCCCGAAGCCGAAGGCTTCAAGCCCGGCCGCCGCAAGCTTATCAAGGACGGCACCGTCTGGCGGCTGCTGAAGGACGGCGAACCAGCCCAGCCGCGGGCCGGCGAGCTCGACGGAAGCGATATGTACGTTTCCACATCATCGGCCGGCGGCGGCCTGCAGATGATGGTCGCGGGGGTCGTCAAGGCCATGAGCGCGGAATCGGCCGAGCGCGCCGCCCTGGGTGCAGGCGCGATCTTGATGGACACCCTTGCGGTCGACGACGGCCGTAAAGACTTCCAGAAAGTCGAGCGGTTGCGGAAGCTGCGCCCCGACATCATCTTGATGTCGGGCGGAACCGACGGCGGCACGAAGAGCCACCTGATCGAGATGGCCGAGGTCATCCACCGGGCCGACCCCAAGCCGCGGTTCGGCGATATGCAGCTGCCGGTCATCTTCGCGGGCAACCGCGAGGTGCGCGAAGAGGTCAAGCAAGTCCTCGGCGAATCGATCGCGGTGAAGGTCGTCGACAACATCCGGCCGACCCTGGAGCAGGAGAACCTCGGCCCCGCCCGCGACGAGATCCACGAGCTTTTCCTGGAGCACGTCATGCAACAGGCGCCGGGCTATTCGAAGCTGCTCGACTGGGCCAGCGAGGAAGTGATGGCGACCCCGAACGCGGTCGGCAAGCTCATGGAGAGCTATGCGCGCGAGGAGGGGATCAACATCCTGGGCGTCGACATCGGCGGCGCGACCACGGACGTCTTCTCTGTCTTCGACGGCATCTATAACCGCACGGTCTCGGCCAACCTCGGCATGAGCTACTCGATCTGCAACGTGCTGAAGGAGGCGGGCACCGAGAACATCGCCCGTTGGCTGCCCTTCAAGATCGACCCGTTCGAAGTGCGAAACCGGCTTCGGAACAAGATGATCCGACCGACCACGATTCCCCAGACGTACGAAGACCTGCTCATCGAGCAGGCCGTCGCGCGTGAGGCGCTGCGCCTGGCCTTCTACCACCACAAGTCGCTCGCCCGCACCCTTAAAGGAACCCAGCAGCAGCGTGACGTCGGCCAGATCTTTGAGCAGGCGACGACGGGCGAGACGCTCATCAAGATGATGAAGCTGGACATGATCATCGGCTCGGGCGGCGTCCTCAGCCACGCCCCGCTCCGCGCCCAATCGGCGCTCATGATGATGGACGCCTATGAGCCCGAGGGCGTCACCATGCTCACGGTCGACTCGATCTTCATGATGCCGCACCTGGGCGTGCTCAGCGAGCACCACTACCAGGCCGCGCGCGAGGTCTTCGAATACGACTGCATCGTGAAGGCTGGCCACTGCGTCGCGCCGGTCGGCCCAGCCCCGAAGAACTCGACCGAGCCGGTCGTCACCCTCCGCGGAGACGGCATCAACGAGGCGCTTCCTTACGGCCAGATCAAGGTCATCCCGCTCGGCCGGGGAGAGTTTAAGGACGTCACGATCGAGCCCTGCAAGACGATGGACGTCGGCGCGGGCAAGGGCAAGTCAAGGCAGATGCGGCTGGAAGGTGGCACCATCGGAATCATCATTGACTCTCGCGGACGCCCCTTCAACCTGGCAAGCGACGAGGGCGAGAGGATTAAAAAGCACCGGGAGTGGCTCGCGGCTATGGGCTTGCCGCTTCCAACCTAG
- a CDS encoding DUF892 family protein, translating to MSKVFVTQLKDMLSAEQQIAAKLPEMIGKVKNRELKRSLESHRKETDRECDRLEKILSSLGEKADGKKCEAMEAILKEGDQMMASLPTGDEHDPTLAAWLLKIEHYEIASYSALVVLAKCLQKEEMVDVFKQSLQEEINAASDLFDFASDELMQNKRQTERFMVVVETFDMTPSQRYRGPSLRRPSLQEYGRQSSQEGYGRGGYSGGYDQQSARSYDEGRSEGTRRGSSGQQDDYRRGGDQDSYSRGYYEDDNDGSREAGYRRSRFSEDDDQGYSYRQGSGGGSSQGYGSGSGDGYGEQRGRRAGGSYGSSGNRESYEGGYGGSGEGRYERSGQGRPASSNWGRSSRESNGYEDDRGRGFNDEDEGDYRSRSRRCRIG from the coding sequence TTGTCAAAGGTTTTCGTCACGCAGCTGAAGGACATGCTGAGTGCCGAACAACAGATCGCGGCGAAGCTGCCGGAGATGATCGGCAAAGTCAAAAACCGTGAGTTAAAAAGGTCGTTAGAGTCTCATAGGAAGGAGACGGATAGAGAGTGCGACCGACTTGAAAAGATCTTGTCGAGCTTAGGCGAGAAGGCGGACGGAAAGAAGTGCGAAGCAATGGAAGCGATTCTTAAGGAAGGCGACCAAATGATGGCGTCCCTGCCCACTGGGGACGAGCACGACCCGACCCTCGCGGCCTGGTTGCTCAAGATCGAGCACTACGAGATCGCGTCTTACAGCGCGCTTGTCGTCCTAGCCAAGTGCCTTCAGAAGGAAGAGATGGTCGATGTGTTCAAACAATCGCTCCAAGAAGAGATCAACGCCGCTTCGGACCTTTTCGACTTCGCCAGCGACGAACTGATGCAGAACAAGCGGCAGACGGAACGGTTTATGGTCGTCGTCGAAACCTTCGACATGACTCCGAGCCAGCGCTATCGCGGCCCTTCTTTGCGCCGCCCCTCGTTGCAGGAGTACGGCCGGCAGTCTTCGCAAGAGGGCTACGGACGCGGCGGATACAGCGGCGGCTACGACCAGCAGAGTGCGCGAAGCTATGACGAAGGGCGGTCGGAAGGCACCCGACGTGGTTCGTCCGGCCAGCAAGACGATTACCGACGGGGCGGCGACCAAGACTCTTATAGCCGCGGGTATTACGAGGACGACAACGACGGCTCTCGCGAGGCCGGTTATCGGCGCAGCCGGTTCTCCGAGGACGACGATCAGGGCTACTCCTATCGACAGGGCTCGGGTGGCGGCTCAAGCCAGGGCTATGGCAGCGGCTCAGGCGACGGCTATGGCGAGCAACGCGGCAGGAGGGCGGGCGGCTCCTACGGATCCAGCGGCAATCGCGAGTCGTACGAAGGCGGTTACGGGGGTTCCGGAGAGGGTCGGTACGAGCGATCCGGCCAGGGCCGGCCAGCCTCTTCGAACTGGGGCCGTTCCAGCCGTGAAAGCAACGGGTACGAGGACGACCGTGGGCGAGGTTTCAACGACGAGGATGAGGGCGATTACCGCTCCCGCTCCCGACGATGCCGAATAGGTTGA
- the ugpC gene encoding sn-glycerol-3-phosphate ABC transporter ATP-binding protein UgpC, with the protein MASVTFRGVSKIFGKDVRAVDNLDLEIRDGEFMVLVGPSGCGKTTALRMIAGLEEATDGDIAIGERRVNDVPPKDRDIAMVFQNYALYPHMSVYDNIAFGLRLRELKSFWWQVAHYGEARRIREDIDSRVRETARMLSIDGLLARRPKELSGGQRQRVALGRAIVRKPKVFLMDEPLSNLDAKLRIQTRAELIRLHRNLVTTTVYVTHDQVEAMTMGQRIAVMSEGVLQQCDRPDEVYNRPANKFVASFIGSPPMNIMEGEVLNGHVRVGALNIGLPPRNPMRGKVGSKVWIGIRPEDIYASEHSKDVPENSENAFEAKIDVVERLGAEDTVYLDAGGLALTATLDPVVSAQETTTRKFLLDLDKVHVFDYQTGAAIRTN; encoded by the coding sequence ATGGCGAGCGTCACCTTCCGCGGTGTCTCGAAGATTTTTGGGAAAGACGTTCGTGCTGTGGACAACCTGGACCTCGAGATCCGAGACGGGGAGTTTATGGTGCTGGTCGGCCCTTCCGGTTGTGGCAAGACCACGGCGCTGCGCATGATCGCGGGGCTGGAAGAAGCTACGGACGGAGACATCGCCATCGGCGAGCGCCGGGTGAACGACGTCCCCCCGAAAGACCGCGACATCGCGATGGTCTTCCAGAACTACGCGCTCTATCCGCACATGTCCGTCTATGACAACATCGCCTTCGGCCTTCGGTTGCGCGAGCTTAAGAGTTTCTGGTGGCAGGTCGCGCACTATGGCGAGGCCAGGCGCATCCGCGAGGACATCGACAGCCGCGTGCGCGAGACCGCCCGTATGCTCTCCATCGACGGCCTCCTCGCACGGCGGCCGAAGGAACTCTCCGGCGGACAGCGCCAAAGGGTGGCGCTGGGCCGGGCGATCGTGCGAAAGCCGAAGGTCTTCTTGATGGACGAACCGCTTTCCAACCTGGACGCAAAGTTGCGCATCCAGACCAGGGCGGAGCTCATCCGGCTCCACCGGAACCTGGTCACGACCACCGTCTATGTCACCCACGACCAGGTGGAGGCGATGACGATGGGCCAGCGGATCGCAGTGATGAGCGAAGGCGTGCTCCAGCAGTGCGACCGTCCCGACGAGGTCTATAACCGGCCCGCTAACAAGTTCGTCGCCAGCTTCATCGGCTCGCCGCCCATGAACATCATGGAAGGGGAAGTCTTGAACGGGCACGTCCGCGTCGGTGCGCTGAACATCGGCCTCCCCCCACGCAACCCAATGCGGGGAAAGGTGGGCTCCAAGGTGTGGATCGGGATCCGCCCCGAGGACATCTATGCGAGCGAGCACAGCAAGGATGTGCCGGAGAACTCGGAGAACGCGTTCGAAGCAAAGATCGACGTGGTCGAGCGGCTTGGTGCGGAAGACACCGTCTATCTGGACGCAGGCGGCCTTGCTCTGACCGCGACCCTGGACCCTGTCGTCTCAGCCCAGGAGACAACGACGCGCAAGTTCCTGTTGGACCTCGACAAGGTGCACGTCTTCGATTACCAGACCGGCGCGGCGATCCGCACGAACTGA
- a CDS encoding PEP-CTERM sorting domain-containing protein, whose translation MKKLALVALAGVAGMAAAQVIDQNQPDNSVYMAAFSQGDLAQSFQQSANNIVGAGIFLQPGIGSSDNVRISLWDKLPNAGGVMLASGSARGTAGTWVDVFWSQVNIAPNTTYFLVFDGNTSLGIAGSVNDPYSRGQVYANPGYQPFPTFDYTFRTYAVPEPASMIALGAGLAALVARRRSK comes from the coding sequence ATGAAAAAGCTCGCCTTAGTTGCGCTTGCTGGCGTCGCCGGAATGGCTGCCGCCCAAGTTATTGACCAGAACCAGCCCGACAACTCGGTTTACATGGCCGCGTTCTCGCAGGGTGACCTCGCTCAGTCGTTCCAGCAGAGCGCGAACAACATCGTCGGCGCAGGCATCTTCCTGCAGCCTGGCATCGGTTCCTCCGACAACGTTCGCATTTCCCTTTGGGACAAGCTGCCGAACGCTGGCGGCGTCATGCTCGCTTCGGGCAGCGCCCGCGGCACGGCCGGCACTTGGGTAGACGTGTTCTGGAGCCAGGTCAACATCGCCCCGAACACGACTTACTTCCTCGTGTTCGACGGCAACACCAGCCTCGGCATCGCCGGTTCGGTCAACGACCCGTACAGCCGCGGCCAGGTTTACGCCAACCCGGGCTACCAGCCGTTCCCGACGTTCGACTACACGTTCCGCACGTACGCCGTGCCGGAGCCGGCTTCGATGATCGCGCTGGGCGCTGGCCTCGCGGCTCTCGTTGCTCGCCGACGCAGCAAGTAA
- a CDS encoding aldehyde dehydrogenase family protein produces the protein MRHQELLIGGQFFGGVCDQGTPKNPVRAPYDGRIIGSVAEGGASEMDAALHAAEKAFTSWRRTPIYVRVNLLHRIAELSRERAKELTEVLTLEVGKPIKWSEAEVARLSHTFDLAAQHLTSPKGHVLPVDYDERGVGHRAIAERVPRGVVLAITPYNWPFNLAAHKIAPALAAGCTIVWKPAEAAAQSSLLLARLIHEAGCPDGVLNAVNVPSAVASKAVTDPRVKVVSFTGSEAVGWSIKEKAYDKQVLLELGGDAFAVLCQDADWSYAVKRLVPAAYGYAGQICISVQHCLVHESRYGDVRDALVERTRACKWGDPEDPEVVCGPVINEQAADRIEAWLQEAVQGGAKILAGGRRHGLVIEPTLVEGVPPGSRLDSDEVFGPVLTLAPFTSDEEAIARVNRSRFGIQTGVFTNDYHVAEQFFQELEVGGVVVNDCPNLRFDAVPYGGVKRSGFGREGTAVAFDELTEPRSLVFCPRQG, from the coding sequence ATGCGACATCAAGAACTTTTGATCGGTGGCCAGTTTTTCGGCGGCGTTTGCGACCAAGGAACTCCGAAGAACCCAGTTCGCGCCCCCTATGACGGCCGGATAATCGGCTCGGTCGCCGAAGGCGGGGCTTCTGAAATGGACGCCGCCCTGCATGCAGCCGAGAAAGCCTTCACTTCTTGGAGACGGACTCCAATTTATGTACGTGTCAACTTGCTCCATAGGATAGCAGAACTAAGCCGCGAACGGGCAAAAGAATTAACAGAAGTGCTCACACTTGAGGTCGGCAAGCCTATAAAGTGGTCGGAAGCCGAAGTCGCCCGGCTTTCCCACACCTTCGATCTGGCCGCCCAGCACCTGACCTCGCCCAAGGGGCATGTCCTGCCCGTTGACTATGACGAGCGCGGAGTCGGCCACCGGGCGATTGCTGAGCGCGTACCGCGCGGAGTCGTCTTGGCGATCACGCCCTATAACTGGCCCTTCAACCTCGCAGCCCACAAGATCGCGCCAGCCCTCGCGGCAGGCTGCACGATCGTTTGGAAGCCCGCCGAGGCTGCCGCCCAGTCTTCCCTGCTCCTCGCCCGACTGATCCACGAGGCGGGCTGCCCGGACGGCGTCCTCAACGCCGTCAACGTGCCGTCGGCGGTCGCGAGCAAGGCCGTCACCGACCCGCGCGTCAAGGTCGTCAGCTTCACCGGGTCCGAGGCTGTCGGATGGTCGATCAAGGAGAAGGCGTACGACAAGCAGGTGCTGCTGGAACTCGGCGGCGACGCTTTCGCCGTCTTGTGCCAGGACGCCGATTGGAGCTATGCGGTGAAACGCCTGGTGCCCGCCGCCTATGGGTACGCAGGCCAAATCTGCATCTCCGTCCAGCATTGCCTCGTGCACGAGTCGCGCTACGGCGACGTACGGGACGCGCTCGTCGAACGCACCCGGGCCTGCAAGTGGGGGGACCCGGAGGATCCCGAGGTCGTCTGCGGCCCCGTGATCAATGAGCAGGCGGCCGACCGCATCGAGGCTTGGCTCCAAGAAGCGGTGCAGGGCGGAGCGAAAATCTTGGCCGGCGGTCGTCGGCACGGCCTCGTGATCGAGCCGACCCTCGTGGAAGGAGTCCCACCAGGTTCAAGGCTCGATAGTGACGAGGTGTTCGGCCCGGTCCTTACGCTCGCCCCGTTCACCAGCGACGAGGAGGCAATCGCCCGGGTCAACCGGTCACGCTTCGGCATTCAGACCGGGGTCTTCACCAACGATTACCACGTTGCCGAGCAGTTCTTCCAGGAACTGGAGGTCGGTGGGGTGGTCGTGAACGACTGTCCGAACCTGCGGTTCGACGCCGTGCCCTATGGCGGCGTGAAGCGCAGCGGCTTCGGCCGAGAAGGGACGGCCGTTGCCTTCGATGAGTTAACGGAACCCCGTTCCCTGGTCTTCTGTCCCCGCCAGGGCTGA